The following are encoded in a window of Stieleria sp. JC731 genomic DNA:
- a CDS encoding FG-GAP-like repeat-containing protein, translating to MHFLTSSYRRPSRLAFNIALAVLLVGSTGCRKQPSNQEQAGDVSQSSAEPSTSDVQAKPDATVTAELPSQNVKPPDESPEKEPSVPTREQSIDAALTAQDQGRFDKAIEILQQLILQDPKDYVAVFHLANAEAGKGNLLNAAEMLSEIPPTDPDSGLPALGVAADWYLELKRFDKAEQRYRQILQLAPQFNIARRRLAYLLNRQGRRYEANELIEQLCMAGDITQDELFALIVESDALYDAPDQSPSNGTRPYWPIGSLGEARHQFTTQNYEQAAVLLKPSIEDGSASQAAIAFYGLVLVEGQLDADFQKWLSFVSEPTKAFPEYWAAIGYHLVREAKFESAVGALAEALRLDPTDHRSVRRMIQSFRSLKNEAAEEAFKTRYKQLNRVIELGNQIATEETSKYQAMVELADQLAELGRPLEGILWKSLAFSSVPNQQSQLQQLGVALKQVTSSADAFPSLPTRWCGVDLSKFPKPSVDPSDIVNPQQGLASALPVDLTEADFRDVSIPLGIDHRYKVAASDQKKAFAIYQQLGGGVAALDYDLDGLVDLYLAQGAADAPDFVANESDKLLRHVIVRTHAMIDQTESAGLSERQYTIGVTSGDWNQDGFPDLAISNIGINQLMINRGDGTFAVKDLDSEPKLTRCVSSLAMGDVTGDHLPDIVSLNYIDDPAIARRPKLDLQGNVTASIAPLEFKPQLDDLYRNSATGEHAATVIGTSQEDACTGLGIVIADLLGDRRNEILVGNDALQNQLWKANDKNEFADVAVATGCAYGAHSLATAAMGIAVADFDRSGSPDFHITNFSKEPNSLYLQDDGMYRDLSIRFKLETESIPMVGFGTQPIDYNNDGWCDLAIANGHVDDLAHAGEPFKQLPQLFANRGDKFQSLEPATDNYWKLPHLGRAMAMLDFDTDGRQDYVVTDLQDRCSLILNQTNAGSNWMQLALVGTESERDAIGARVTVKGEGHTWHSQVTAGDGYLCKNEALVSIGLGKVASVEEVIIEWPSGRQQTFSGLPINRRSILIEGLGHDSFSKE from the coding sequence ATGCATTTTCTTACCAGCAGTTATCGACGCCCTTCCAGACTCGCATTCAACATTGCGCTGGCAGTATTGCTAGTCGGCTCGACCGGATGCCGGAAGCAACCGTCAAATCAGGAACAAGCCGGTGATGTATCGCAATCGTCGGCCGAACCGAGCACGTCCGATGTCCAGGCAAAGCCCGATGCGACTGTCACGGCAGAGTTGCCTTCGCAAAATGTGAAACCGCCGGATGAAAGCCCGGAAAAGGAACCCTCCGTCCCGACTCGGGAACAATCAATTGACGCAGCCCTTACCGCCCAGGACCAGGGGCGGTTCGACAAAGCGATCGAGATTCTGCAGCAGTTGATTCTTCAAGACCCCAAGGACTACGTTGCCGTATTCCATTTGGCAAATGCCGAAGCTGGTAAGGGCAATTTGCTGAACGCGGCCGAGATGTTATCCGAGATTCCGCCGACAGATCCCGACTCCGGACTACCCGCCTTAGGCGTCGCGGCGGACTGGTATTTAGAACTGAAGCGATTCGACAAGGCGGAGCAGCGGTATCGTCAGATCTTGCAACTCGCTCCACAGTTTAATATCGCAAGACGCAGGCTGGCATATTTGCTCAATCGACAGGGGCGTCGCTACGAAGCGAATGAATTGATCGAGCAGCTCTGCATGGCAGGTGATATCACGCAAGATGAGCTGTTTGCATTGATCGTCGAATCCGATGCCTTGTATGACGCTCCGGATCAATCGCCCAGCAATGGTACTCGGCCCTATTGGCCGATCGGTTCACTAGGCGAGGCACGGCATCAATTCACGACGCAAAACTATGAACAAGCCGCCGTGCTATTGAAACCGTCGATCGAAGACGGTTCGGCCAGTCAAGCCGCGATCGCCTTCTATGGTTTGGTGCTCGTCGAAGGCCAGCTTGATGCAGATTTTCAAAAATGGTTGTCGTTTGTTTCCGAACCTACCAAAGCTTTTCCGGAGTATTGGGCTGCGATCGGATACCATCTCGTTCGCGAAGCAAAATTCGAATCGGCCGTCGGTGCACTTGCCGAAGCCTTGCGACTGGATCCGACCGACCATCGCAGCGTTCGGCGGATGATTCAATCCTTTCGATCATTGAAGAACGAAGCGGCTGAAGAAGCCTTTAAAACGCGGTATAAACAGCTCAATCGTGTGATCGAGTTGGGCAACCAGATCGCGACTGAGGAGACTTCGAAGTATCAAGCAATGGTCGAGCTAGCCGATCAGTTGGCAGAACTCGGGCGACCACTCGAAGGCATCTTGTGGAAGTCTCTTGCGTTCAGTTCTGTACCCAATCAGCAGAGCCAACTTCAACAGCTTGGTGTGGCTCTCAAACAAGTGACCTCTTCGGCAGATGCGTTCCCCAGCTTGCCCACGCGTTGGTGCGGTGTGGATCTTTCAAAGTTCCCCAAACCGAGTGTTGATCCCAGTGACATTGTCAATCCGCAACAAGGCTTGGCATCTGCATTGCCCGTGGATTTGACCGAAGCTGATTTCAGGGACGTTTCCATTCCGTTAGGAATTGATCATCGATATAAGGTTGCCGCCAGCGATCAGAAAAAAGCTTTCGCGATCTATCAGCAACTAGGCGGAGGCGTCGCCGCCCTGGACTACGATTTGGATGGATTGGTTGATTTATATCTCGCGCAAGGTGCCGCCGACGCACCTGACTTTGTTGCAAACGAATCGGACAAGCTGCTTCGGCATGTGATCGTTCGCACGCATGCGATGATCGACCAAACCGAATCGGCTGGCCTCTCCGAGCGCCAATACACCATCGGCGTAACGTCAGGTGATTGGAATCAGGATGGCTTTCCCGATCTCGCGATCAGCAACATCGGAATCAATCAGCTGATGATTAACCGTGGCGACGGAACCTTCGCCGTGAAAGACTTGGATTCAGAGCCTAAGCTAACGCGATGTGTGTCTTCATTGGCGATGGGGGATGTGACCGGCGATCATCTGCCCGACATCGTATCGCTTAACTACATCGACGATCCGGCGATTGCTCGGCGACCAAAGTTAGATCTCCAAGGCAACGTGACCGCTTCGATTGCCCCATTGGAATTCAAGCCCCAGCTGGATGACCTGTATCGTAATTCGGCAACGGGTGAGCATGCCGCAACGGTCATCGGGACATCGCAGGAGGACGCATGCACCGGCTTGGGCATCGTGATCGCTGACCTTTTGGGTGACCGACGCAACGAGATCTTGGTTGGAAACGACGCGTTACAAAACCAACTTTGGAAAGCCAATGATAAAAACGAGTTTGCAGATGTGGCGGTCGCGACCGGATGCGCATATGGGGCGCACAGCCTAGCCACGGCCGCGATGGGAATCGCCGTTGCCGACTTTGATCGGTCGGGCAGCCCCGACTTTCACATCACGAACTTTTCCAAAGAGCCAAACAGCTTGTATTTGCAAGACGATGGCATGTACCGGGACTTGAGTATTCGTTTTAAGCTCGAAACAGAAAGCATCCCGATGGTGGGCTTTGGGACGCAGCCAATCGATTACAACAACGACGGTTGGTGTGACTTGGCGATTGCCAATGGACATGTGGATGATCTTGCCCACGCAGGCGAACCATTCAAACAGTTGCCGCAACTGTTTGCCAACCGAGGTGACAAGTTTCAAAGCCTTGAACCCGCAACGGACAACTATTGGAAACTGCCGCACCTAGGCCGAGCCATGGCGATGTTAGACTTTGATACCGACGGTCGCCAGGATTATGTTGTGACGGATCTTCAGGACCGTTGCTCGCTGATCCTTAACCAAACGAATGCAGGTTCCAATTGGATGCAGTTGGCGTTGGTCGGAACCGAAAGCGAACGTGACGCCATCGGTGCACGCGTTACCGTCAAGGGTGAAGGACACACGTGGCATTCACAGGTCACCGCAGGCGACGGTTATCTGTGCAAGAATGAAGCGTTGGTCAGTATCGGTCTCGGGAAAGTCGCTTCGGTGGAAGAGGTGATCATTGAATGGCCCTCAGGACGGCAGCAGACATTTTCTGGTCTACCTATCAATCGACGTTCTATTTTGATCGAGGGATTGGGTCACGATTCATTTTCGAAGGAGTGA
- a CDS encoding papain-like cysteine protease family protein — protein sequence MAKYVIPDMKLIPQQMGWSCWYASARMLIQWQMNRCQQSFVDMIPPELDRRCQQIRDADQGITNPAILQMARRLGLRQEPQISPSSNTSAEIETMLRIHGPLWVNGDAHIVVIAGIDGDRVKVYDPWPPRRGAIEWRSLSGWLLRETSGMYTVQKGDTLSLIGRDHGVDWKKIYQHANNAAFRTKRPDPNRISVGDQIFIPTSSSDMDTSGSISFLYLPARTCSL from the coding sequence ATGGCAAAATACGTAATCCCCGACATGAAATTGATTCCCCAGCAAATGGGCTGGTCGTGCTGGTACGCGAGTGCCCGAATGCTCATCCAGTGGCAGATGAATCGATGCCAACAAAGCTTCGTGGATATGATTCCCCCTGAACTGGACCGGCGGTGCCAACAGATCCGCGATGCCGATCAAGGGATTACGAATCCAGCCATTTTGCAGATGGCTCGACGACTTGGACTCAGACAAGAGCCACAAATCAGTCCCAGCTCGAATACCTCTGCAGAAATCGAAACGATGCTGCGAATCCATGGACCGTTGTGGGTCAACGGGGACGCTCACATCGTGGTGATCGCCGGCATCGATGGGGATCGTGTCAAAGTTTACGACCCCTGGCCGCCCCGTCGCGGTGCGATCGAATGGAGATCATTGTCGGGCTGGCTACTTCGCGAAACGTCTGGCATGTACACCGTCCAAAAAGGCGACACGCTTTCATTGATCGGTCGCGACCACGGCGTCGACTGGAAAAAGATCTATCAACACGCCAACAACGCTGCCTTTCGGACCAAACGTCCTGACCCGAACCGAATCAGTGTCGGCGATCAGATCTTCATCCCGACTTCGTCTTCGGACATGGACACCAGCGGGTCGATCTCGTTCCTCTATCTACCGGCACGAACCTGCTCGCTTTAA
- a CDS encoding redoxin domain-containing protein — MSRSPKSLFIGCAALSALLAALLGLTVTAISSPSIRSILNVPVRLTSMAISSSTSDQNEHNAVGDQTWLSHWPPIKGKAYPDINLKDQTGKTLRLSDFKGKVILIEYAAVSCQGCQAFAGGKQRGPFGQFRVQPGLDSIEHYSRRYANVDLGKDVVFVQVLLYGGDQSAPTMSETKAWAEHFDMERQHDKVVMQGRPEMLSEKTYQMIPGFHLVDQDFIVQGDSCGHHPIDDLYRDLLPKMGELARR, encoded by the coding sequence ATGAGCCGTAGCCCAAAATCGCTTTTTATCGGTTGTGCCGCACTCTCTGCACTGCTGGCTGCACTGCTGGGACTAACCGTGACTGCGATTTCGTCTCCATCGATTCGTTCGATTTTGAACGTTCCAGTCCGACTGACCTCGATGGCGATTAGTTCAAGCACATCGGACCAGAATGAACATAACGCTGTCGGCGACCAAACTTGGCTATCACATTGGCCGCCGATTAAAGGCAAAGCTTATCCGGATATAAATCTGAAGGATCAAACCGGTAAGACACTTCGACTGTCAGACTTCAAAGGCAAGGTCATCCTGATTGAATATGCGGCCGTCTCGTGCCAGGGTTGCCAAGCTTTTGCAGGTGGCAAGCAGCGTGGACCCTTCGGTCAGTTCCGAGTTCAACCCGGCCTGGATTCGATCGAGCATTACTCGCGTCGCTACGCGAACGTCGACCTCGGCAAAGATGTCGTGTTTGTTCAAGTCTTGCTGTACGGCGGCGACCAGTCTGCCCCCACCATGTCCGAGACAAAGGCCTGGGCTGAGCACTTTGATATGGAACGTCAACACGACAAAGTTGTGATGCAGGGCAGACCAGAAATGCTGAGCGAGAAAACGTATCAGATGATTCCCGGATTCCACTTGGTCGATCAAGACTTCATCGTCCAAGGGGACTCTTGTGGACATCACCCGATTGATGATTTGTATCGTGACTTGCTTCCCAAAATGGGTGAGCTGGCTCGTCGATAG
- a CDS encoding beta strand repeat-containing protein produces MSLRKSARPAAERRPQHRRYGFRRSLLECLESRQLLAADSGFAVALPTGDETNFGEVIVTEEGRSLCPAFRSASVGEGELAELETLSTLQSAPAVAGNVDVSASIVQVAGPLDVGDPLTSEITFENAGPGSAENTNLAVTFDAGLTGITWEREVLRTIPATIMTADINGSTGFAVDGDGGSDQSGLPVAGIGDINDDGFDDFAIGAADKLYVVYGTDTGFSSQIDLGSISASEGFFFNGFGTTGGIISAKSAGDVNDDGIPDIILGSPDSSPGGLNSAGEAFIVFGSSTFGSSFDVTTLNGSNGFSIPGTAQDALLGASIDGAGDLNNDGIDDVIVGAPGDFFSSTEGESYVIFGASTFASGSISPASLNGTNGFAIVTSDSGANLGESVAGIGDFNGDTIDDILVSASYDSAGTSNGTSYIIYGGGSYTATFNVGSLGSSTGMEISGSTNPRLGLDADALGDVNGDGLADFVIVDSDDFNSGAYVVYGTNSGSASLNLSTLDGSNGYFVPFSFQVAAGGGGDFNGDGFNDVVFANADFVGGFVVFGTNQNLGASVDPLTLDGTNGFKVETGDFDDAPFVGSFAGDVNGDGFDDVIFGAPFSLPTTGFLGSEGQSFVIYGIGNTLTNGSGEINENFDLQPGDQVIYRVDATIAVGAGSSTTVTAVGTVDANETDDIPSNNTATATTTITPSDSTPPQIIDLIVASSSWSTSMIDTVDGPGAGNGLGLSLPGSEQLTPVPWITGIDKIYVVFSENISTEFAAGNLSLIGTTQADYLTTAGLQFGVDGANTGTITLSQPILGDSILLQIRDSLTDPAGNPLDGEWTNEVSLQSGNATAGGDFNFRFNVLAGDKDGDGFVGIPDIGGVFNELGSSPSDVASARADIDADGFVGIPDIGTVFGQLGAGLPSAPPIPAPLAESEFASAVDMLFQDEDNLSTNLLMETPETLF; encoded by the coding sequence ATGTCGCTTCGCAAGTCCGCTCGCCCCGCGGCCGAGCGTCGCCCGCAACATCGACGTTACGGGTTTCGACGCAGCCTTTTGGAATGCCTGGAATCGCGACAACTGCTGGCTGCTGACAGTGGCTTTGCAGTCGCCTTGCCAACCGGCGATGAAACCAATTTTGGCGAAGTCATCGTGACCGAAGAAGGCCGCAGCCTTTGTCCGGCATTTCGATCAGCGTCTGTTGGCGAAGGGGAGCTCGCTGAACTTGAAACACTGTCGACATTGCAATCGGCCCCCGCCGTCGCCGGCAATGTCGACGTTTCGGCATCCATCGTCCAGGTTGCGGGGCCACTGGATGTTGGTGATCCGCTGACATCAGAAATCACCTTCGAAAACGCTGGACCGGGTTCGGCAGAAAACACAAACTTGGCTGTCACCTTTGATGCCGGACTGACCGGGATCACTTGGGAACGTGAGGTCCTTCGCACGATTCCTGCGACCATCATGACGGCCGATATCAATGGCTCAACGGGTTTTGCCGTCGACGGGGATGGCGGTTCTGACCAGTCTGGTTTGCCCGTTGCGGGAATCGGCGACATCAATGATGACGGATTCGATGACTTTGCGATCGGTGCTGCCGACAAGCTGTATGTCGTCTATGGTACCGACACCGGCTTTTCATCACAGATCGACTTAGGATCGATCAGCGCCAGCGAAGGTTTCTTCTTCAACGGGTTCGGAACCACCGGCGGAATCATCTCGGCCAAATCGGCTGGTGATGTGAACGACGACGGCATCCCAGACATTATCCTCGGCAGCCCTGACTCTTCACCGGGAGGATTGAACAGCGCCGGAGAAGCTTTCATTGTCTTTGGATCATCCACGTTTGGGTCCAGCTTTGACGTCACGACCCTCAACGGCAGCAACGGATTTTCGATCCCCGGAACCGCTCAAGATGCACTGCTGGGTGCCAGCATTGATGGTGCAGGCGACCTCAACAATGACGGCATCGATGATGTGATCGTCGGCGCTCCAGGCGATTTCTTTTCCAGCACCGAAGGCGAATCGTACGTCATCTTCGGAGCGAGCACTTTCGCTTCCGGTTCGATCTCGCCTGCCAGCCTTAACGGCACCAACGGTTTCGCGATTGTCACCTCGGACTCCGGAGCCAACCTCGGGGAAAGCGTTGCCGGCATCGGCGATTTCAACGGGGACACAATCGACGACATCTTGGTTTCTGCGTCTTATGATTCGGCCGGTACTTCGAATGGAACCAGCTACATCATTTACGGCGGTGGAAGCTATACGGCGACTTTCAATGTCGGCTCGCTAGGTTCATCAACTGGCATGGAGATTTCCGGATCGACCAACCCTAGACTGGGCCTGGACGCGGATGCTTTGGGCGATGTCAACGGTGACGGGCTAGCGGATTTTGTGATTGTCGATAGCGACGACTTCAACTCCGGAGCCTATGTCGTCTACGGAACCAACTCGGGTAGCGCCTCGCTGAACCTTTCAACGCTTGATGGTAGCAACGGCTACTTCGTGCCATTTAGTTTCCAAGTCGCTGCAGGTGGCGGTGGCGATTTCAATGGCGATGGATTCAACGATGTGGTGTTCGCCAACGCAGACTTTGTCGGTGGCTTCGTCGTCTTCGGTACCAATCAAAATCTAGGTGCATCGGTCGACCCACTCACGCTCGACGGCACAAACGGTTTCAAAGTCGAAACGGGTGACTTCGATGATGCCCCCTTCGTCGGTTCTTTCGCGGGTGATGTCAATGGAGACGGCTTCGACGATGTCATCTTCGGCGCCCCGTTTTCGCTTCCTACCACGGGTTTCCTAGGTTCCGAAGGGCAGTCCTTCGTGATCTATGGCATTGGCAATACATTGACCAACGGCAGTGGCGAGATCAATGAGAACTTTGACCTGCAGCCGGGTGACCAAGTGATCTATCGTGTCGACGCGACCATCGCTGTTGGCGCAGGCAGCTCGACAACGGTCACGGCCGTGGGCACGGTTGACGCGAACGAAACCGATGACATCCCATCGAACAACACCGCCACGGCGACAACGACTATCACCCCATCAGACTCGACACCGCCACAGATTATCGACTTAATCGTTGCTTCGTCGTCGTGGTCAACATCAATGATTGATACAGTCGATGGCCCAGGAGCAGGCAATGGCCTTGGCCTTTCACTACCGGGTTCAGAACAACTAACACCAGTTCCGTGGATCACCGGAATCGACAAGATTTATGTCGTCTTCAGCGAAAACATTTCGACCGAATTTGCCGCAGGCAACCTTTCGCTGATCGGCACGACGCAAGCCGATTACCTGACGACCGCTGGTTTGCAGTTTGGCGTTGATGGGGCAAACACGGGAACGATCACCCTTTCCCAACCGATTTTGGGTGATTCGATTTTGCTGCAAATTCGAGATTCATTGACCGACCCAGCCGGCAATCCACTCGATGGCGAATGGACCAACGAAGTCAGCCTCCAGTCTGGCAACGCAACCGCGGGTGGTGATTTCAATTTCCGATTCAATGTCTTGGCCGGTGACAAAGATGGCGACGGTTTCGTCGGTATCCCCGACATTGGCGGGGTATTCAACGAACTGGGAAGTTCGCCAAGTGATGTCGCCTCGGCACGTGCCGACATCGATGCGGATGGATTTGTTGGTATCCCAGATATTGGAACCGTGTTTGGACAGCTTGGCGCAGGTTTGCCATCGGCGCCTCCAATCCCAGCGCCGTTGGCAGAATCAGAATTTGCATCCGCAGTCGACATGCTTTTTCAAGACGAAGACAACCTGTCAACTAATTTATTAATGGAGACCCCTGAAACACTGTTCTAG
- a CDS encoding PEP-CTERM sorting domain-containing protein has product MIQKTFLALAAWASLTSMAHSELVINIGSVTVDISSGSGMASASFDVFIENVGISSPGDDEVAYGYNLLYDIAPVSPGSYPLGVSLDATTPVESGNLFPGTIGLNVNQSPAAGDFAVAEAQFTPVTFAAGTNQLLHTVNLQIDRSLAVAGDYQITIDSSSASDGISDSLLTVYDPVVNAGVLSITAIPEPSSIGFLAVAGVALGFRRRRR; this is encoded by the coding sequence ATGATTCAGAAAACTTTTCTCGCTCTTGCGGCTTGGGCTAGCCTGACCTCAATGGCACATTCGGAACTGGTCATCAATATTGGCTCAGTCACCGTTGACATCTCGTCCGGTTCCGGGATGGCAAGCGCCTCGTTTGATGTTTTCATTGAAAACGTCGGCATCAGTTCTCCTGGCGATGACGAGGTTGCCTACGGGTACAACCTGCTTTACGACATCGCCCCAGTCTCACCGGGTAGCTATCCGCTTGGTGTCAGCCTCGACGCAACAACTCCAGTGGAGTCCGGCAACCTGTTCCCCGGAACGATCGGACTAAACGTTAACCAATCACCTGCCGCCGGTGATTTCGCTGTCGCCGAAGCACAATTCACCCCGGTAACTTTCGCCGCCGGAACCAACCAATTGCTTCATACGGTGAACCTGCAAATTGATCGCAGTCTTGCCGTCGCTGGCGATTACCAAATCACGATCGATTCCTCGAGTGCATCCGACGGAATTTCCGACTCGCTGCTAACTGTCTACGATCCGGTCGTCAACGCAGGCGTCCTTTCGATCACAGCGATACCTGAGCCAAGTTCGATCGGATTCCTGGCAGTTGCAGGTGTTGCTCTCGGATTTCGCCGCAGACGACGCTAA
- a CDS encoding CNNM domain-containing protein, with protein sequence MTLLIVYLCVAIGFSFYCSIAEAVLLSITPSFIATLAQKNAKDAERLKKLKDNVDRPLAAILSLNTIAHTIGAAGVGAQAAVALKNVPLAFVSALLTLLILVFSEIIPKTLGALYWRSLGPFIAKTVGYLILILYPLVWLSERLTKLLSGGKGHHTLTRDELGAMAEIGAEQGVLEEHESRLFRSLMQFPEITAADIMTPRVVVIAFSESETVGEIMSQQPDLFVSRIPIYKDNLDHVTGFIMRSELLLAAAKDEDDVPLRQLRRDIIAVDMETSAKEAFDQLVEQRQHIAIVTDQYGSTQGIVTLEDVIETLLGMEIVDEHDKNIDMQKVARKRWKQRAKNMGLKVPEENA encoded by the coding sequence ATGACCCTGCTGATTGTTTATCTTTGCGTTGCGATCGGATTCTCTTTCTATTGCAGCATCGCAGAAGCGGTTTTACTGTCGATCACGCCTTCGTTCATCGCGACGCTTGCCCAGAAGAACGCGAAAGACGCCGAACGTCTTAAAAAACTGAAAGACAACGTCGATCGCCCACTCGCGGCAATCCTAAGCCTTAATACGATCGCGCACACGATCGGCGCGGCGGGCGTCGGTGCTCAAGCTGCAGTCGCCCTGAAAAACGTTCCGCTTGCTTTCGTCAGTGCCTTGCTGACACTATTGATCCTTGTCTTTAGCGAGATCATCCCCAAGACACTCGGTGCACTCTACTGGCGATCTCTAGGGCCGTTCATAGCCAAGACGGTCGGCTACCTAATCCTGATCCTCTATCCACTCGTTTGGCTCAGCGAACGGTTGACAAAGCTACTCTCAGGCGGAAAGGGCCACCACACGCTGACCCGAGATGAGCTGGGCGCGATGGCGGAAATCGGCGCCGAGCAGGGCGTGTTGGAAGAACACGAATCGCGTCTGTTCCGATCACTGATGCAGTTCCCTGAAATCACCGCTGCAGACATCATGACGCCTCGTGTTGTCGTGATCGCCTTTTCGGAATCGGAAACGGTTGGCGAAATCATGTCGCAGCAGCCTGACCTATTTGTGTCGCGGATACCGATCTACAAAGACAACCTCGACCATGTCACCGGTTTTATCATGCGTTCGGAACTTTTGCTCGCAGCAGCAAAGGACGAGGACGATGTCCCGCTACGCCAATTGCGTCGTGACATCATCGCGGTCGATATGGAAACGAGCGCCAAAGAGGCCTTTGATCAGCTCGTCGAACAGCGACAACACATTGCGATCGTGACCGATCAGTACGGCAGCACTCAAGGGATCGTCACACTCGAAGACGTGATCGAAACGCTGCTCGGGATGGAAATCGTCGATGAGCACGACAAGAACATCGACATGCAAAAGGTCGCCCGGAAACGCTGGAAACAGCGAGCGAAGAACATGGGACTGAAGGTTCCTGAGGAAAACGCGTAG
- a CDS encoding ArsB/NhaD family transporter codes for MTDLLLSMPSIAAPLLASSVEEEAVQPASAGVMLLFAAVMCATYVGVAVERFHKTVAALCGAAVLVTLGLALHLFEYPKIYEFLKEDLNIFGVIIGTGILVDVVGKSGLFHFLSMYIVRFTGGSATKLFLTLCIVTFLFVAVLTIVPAMLILSSLVLVICRSLNYKPMPFLLSVAICANSGAIATFASGLPNIMIGTAAGIPYAHFLQVSLPYALVSLVVAIVVLRIFFRNDLPWKQSEQQKNDLKAQIETFDPWAMVEDKRVLIRSASILLLTVVGFVFAQQLGVGMDFIAMVGATAALLFAGKGVEDAIHKVNWTVILFFMGLFVIIGCVKQTGALAWVAEQVVKFSDNQMMLLVPLLGVFSAVASSIVDNIPVAATLIPIVKDIAADPNVSIETLWWTLIISCNLGGNGTPIGSISCVIAIYALKKEAGVHVGWGTFLKLGGTIMLIQVAGAIAYILVAADRGWLPSL; via the coding sequence ATGACCGACCTTTTGCTTTCCATGCCATCGATTGCGGCACCGCTGCTGGCATCTTCGGTAGAAGAAGAAGCAGTTCAGCCCGCATCAGCCGGTGTGATGCTGCTGTTCGCCGCCGTGATGTGCGCTACCTACGTTGGTGTCGCGGTCGAACGATTCCACAAAACCGTCGCCGCACTCTGCGGAGCCGCAGTCCTGGTCACGCTGGGGCTCGCGCTGCATCTATTCGAATACCCCAAGATCTACGAGTTCCTCAAAGAAGACTTGAACATCTTCGGAGTGATCATCGGAACGGGAATCCTGGTCGATGTTGTCGGCAAAAGTGGCCTGTTTCATTTCTTGTCGATGTATATCGTGCGTTTCACAGGCGGCTCGGCAACGAAGCTTTTCCTGACTCTCTGCATTGTGACGTTTTTGTTTGTCGCGGTGCTGACCATCGTCCCCGCGATGCTGATCCTTTCATCATTGGTTTTGGTGATCTGCCGTTCGCTGAATTACAAACCGATGCCGTTCTTGCTGAGTGTTGCCATCTGTGCCAACAGTGGAGCCATTGCGACGTTTGCCAGCGGCTTACCAAACATCATGATCGGGACGGCCGCTGGAATCCCGTACGCGCACTTTTTGCAAGTCAGCCTGCCCTATGCCCTGGTCAGCCTGGTCGTCGCTATTGTCGTTTTGAGGATCTTTTTCCGTAACGACCTTCCCTGGAAACAGTCCGAACAACAAAAGAACGACCTGAAAGCACAGATTGAAACCTTCGATCCGTGGGCGATGGTCGAAGACAAACGCGTTCTTATTCGCAGCGCGTCAATCTTGCTGCTAACCGTTGTCGGTTTTGTCTTCGCACAGCAGCTGGGTGTGGGAATGGACTTCATCGCGATGGTGGGAGCCACAGCAGCACTGCTGTTTGCCGGCAAAGGCGTTGAAGATGCAATTCACAAAGTCAACTGGACAGTCATCCTGTTTTTCATGGGACTGTTCGTGATTATCGGTTGCGTGAAGCAGACCGGTGCACTCGCCTGGGTGGCCGAACAAGTTGTCAAGTTCTCCGACAACCAGATGATGCTGCTCGTCCCATTACTTGGCGTGTTCTCGGCCGTTGCCAGCAGCATCGTTGACAACATCCCAGTCGCCGCGACCCTGATCCCGATCGTCAAAGACATTGCCGCAGATCCCAACGTTTCGATCGAGACGCTTTGGTGGACACTGATAATCAGCTGCAACCTGGGCGGAAACGGTACGCCCATCGGTTCAATCTCGTGTGTGATCGCGATCTACGCACTAAAGAAAGAAGCTGGTGTTCATGTTGGCTGGGGCACATTCCTGAAGCTAGGTGGCACGATCATGCTTATCCAAGTCGCCGGTGCGATCGCCTACATTTTGGTGGCGGCGGATCGAGGCTGGCTCCCCAGCCTTTAA